From Pandoraea norimbergensis, the proteins below share one genomic window:
- a CDS encoding efflux transporter outer membrane subunit: MSVSALAGCAVGPDYAPPAADLPAHFASSALLTQRDADRKTADGTTGAAVAPALDAWWTGFHDPVLTGIVQQALAQNLDLQAALARVEQARAQARQAGAQRLPSLSLDGSVTREHQSLDGPLGTVARTIPGYNRNMTIYDIGVGASWEVDLFGGLQRSAQAAGALAQAAEAQRDGVRVSIVAEAADAYFRVRAAQRRLAIAQDQIETDARLVEIVRLRLKDGLATAREMAQSEALLAQARTTLPPLRIERETQLNRLDVLMGAAPGTYARRMSAATQDDDLHARPIVIPAIGDASAPADLLRRRPDVIAAERQLAASNERVGASLAEYYPKLSLSGVLGFDTLAGGRVPSVATFQPLAALGLRWRLFDFGRIDAEVAQARGANAQALAQYRLSMLHATEDVENAVVTLVELEQQRKDLASAVEAQTRARDSAQDAYTGGTVSLYEVLDADRQLLTVRDADARVQADNARAAVATFRALGGGWEAPAPTVALAK, from the coding sequence ATGTCCGTCAGCGCGCTGGCGGGCTGCGCGGTTGGCCCCGATTACGCCCCTCCCGCCGCCGATCTGCCCGCGCATTTCGCCAGCAGCGCCCTGCTGACCCAACGCGACGCCGATCGCAAAACGGCGGACGGCACCACCGGGGCCGCCGTTGCGCCGGCGCTCGACGCGTGGTGGACAGGCTTTCATGACCCGGTGCTGACCGGCATCGTGCAGCAGGCACTGGCACAGAATCTCGACTTGCAGGCGGCATTGGCACGCGTGGAACAGGCGCGCGCCCAAGCGCGGCAAGCCGGGGCACAGCGACTGCCGTCGCTCTCGCTCGACGGCAGCGTCACGCGCGAGCATCAGTCGCTCGACGGACCGCTCGGCACCGTGGCGCGCACGATTCCGGGCTACAACCGGAACATGACGATCTACGACATTGGCGTGGGCGCCAGTTGGGAGGTGGATCTGTTTGGCGGCCTGCAGCGCTCGGCGCAAGCGGCCGGGGCGCTGGCACAGGCAGCCGAGGCCCAGCGTGACGGCGTGCGGGTGAGCATCGTTGCCGAAGCTGCCGACGCCTACTTTCGCGTGCGTGCGGCGCAGCGCCGCTTGGCCATTGCGCAAGACCAGATCGAGACGGATGCCCGGCTCGTGGAGATCGTGCGTTTGCGTCTGAAAGACGGGTTGGCGACCGCACGTGAAATGGCGCAATCGGAAGCCTTGCTGGCGCAGGCACGCACGACGTTGCCGCCGCTGCGCATCGAGCGCGAGACGCAACTCAACCGGCTGGATGTCTTAATGGGGGCCGCGCCCGGTACGTACGCGCGACGGATGAGTGCCGCCACGCAGGACGACGATCTGCATGCCCGGCCGATTGTCATCCCGGCGATTGGCGATGCGAGTGCGCCGGCCGACCTGCTGCGCCGCCGACCCGATGTCATCGCCGCCGAGCGGCAACTGGCGGCGTCCAATGAACGCGTCGGCGCATCGCTCGCGGAGTACTACCCGAAGCTTTCGCTATCTGGCGTGCTCGGGTTCGATACGCTCGCTGGCGGACGCGTCCCCAGCGTAGCGACGTTCCAGCCGCTGGCCGCGCTCGGGCTGCGCTGGCGGTTGTTCGACTTCGGCCGTATCGATGCCGAGGTAGCGCAGGCGCGTGGGGCGAACGCGCAGGCGCTCGCGCAATATCGGTTGTCGATGTTGCATGCCACGGAAGATGTAGAAAACGCCGTCGTCACACTGGTCGAACTGGAACAGCAACGCAAAGATCTGGCGAGTGCCGTCGAGGCGCAGACGCGGGCACGCGATAGTGCGCAAGATGCGTATACCGGCGGGACGGTGAGTCTCTATGAAGTGCTGGACGCCGACCGCCAGTTGCTGACGGTGCGCGATGCCGACGCCCGCGTGCAAGCGGACAACGCGCGTGCGGCCGTGGCAACCTTCCGCGCGTTGGGCGGTGGATGGGAAGCGCCCGCACCGACGGTGGCGCTAGCGAAGTGA